One Rhinolophus sinicus isolate RSC01 linkage group LG06, ASM3656204v1, whole genome shotgun sequence DNA window includes the following coding sequences:
- the CCNL2 gene encoding cyclin-L2 isoform X1 produces the protein MAAAGATAAAGVPGPGAPAAAAGTPGSGSAAPGSHGVLIGDRLYSGVLITLENCLLPDDKLRFTPSMSSGLDTDTETDLRVVGCELIQAAGILLRLPQVAMATGQVLFQRFFYTKSFVKHSMEHVSMACVHLASKIEEAPRRIRDVMNVFHRLRHLREKKKPVPLLLDQDYVNLKNQIIKAERRVLKELGFCVHVKHPHKIIVMYLQVLECERNQHLVQTSWNYMNDSLRTDVFVRFQPESIACACIYLAARTLEIPLPSRPHWFLLFGATEEEIQEICLKTLQLYTRKKVDLTHLESEVEKRKHAIEEAKAQARGLLPGGPQVLDSTAGFSPAPKPAESPKEGKGNKPSPLPLKNAKRKVEGGKQAQAGGPVNGLPKGRGSRSRSREQSYSRSPSRSASPKRRKSDSGSTSGGSKSQSRSRSRSDSPPRQAPRGAPYKGSKVRGYRKSRDCKCPAQKPHRSRSCSSSRSRSRSRERADSSGKYKKKSHYYRDQRRERSRSYERTGHRYERDHPGHSRHRR, from the exons ATGGCGGCGGCGGGTGCGACGGCCGCGGCCGGCGTTCCGGGGCCAGGGGCCCCCGCGGCAGCGGCCGGCACCCCGGGCTCGGGGAGCGCAGCCCCCGGGTCTCACGGGGTGCTGATCGGGGACCGGCTGTACTCCGGGGTGCTCATCACCCTGGAGAACTGTCTCCTGCCTGACGACAAGCTCCGCTTCACGCCGTCCATGTCGAGTGGCCTCGACACCGACACGGAAACCGACCTCCGCGTGGTGGGCTGCGAGCTCATCCAGGCGGCCGGCATCCTGCTTCGCCTGCCGCAG gtggCTATGGCTACCGGGCAGGTTTTGTTCCAGCGATTCTTTTACACCAAGTCCTTTGTGAAGCATTCCATGGAG CATGTGTCAATGGCCTGTGTTCATCTGGCCTCCAAAATAGAAGAGGCTCCAAGACGTATCCGGGATGTCATGAACGTGTTTCATCGCCTTCGGCatctaagagaaaaaaa GAAACCTGTGCCTCTACTATTGGATCAAGATTACGTTAATTTAAAGAACCAGATTATAAAGGCAGAAAGACGAGTTCTCAAAGAGCTGGGTTTCTGCGTCCACGTGAAGCACCCTCATAAG ATAATCGTTATGTACCTTCAGGTGTTAGAGTGTGAGCGTAACCAACACCTGGTCCAGACCTCATG GAATTACATGAACGACAGCCTTCGCACCGACGTCTTCGTGAGGTTCCAGCCTGAGAGCATTGCCTGTGCCTGCATTTATCTGGCTGCCCGGACCCTGGAG ATCCCTTTGCCCAGTCGTCCccattggtttcttttgtttggaGCAACTGAAGAAGAAATCCAAGAAATATGCTTAAAAACCCTGCAGCTTTACACTCGGAAAAAG GTTGATCTGACACACCTGGAAAGTGAGGTGGAGAAGCGGAAACATGCCATTGAGGAGGCAAAGGCGCAAGCCCGGGGCCTGCTGCCCGGTGGCCCCCAGGTCCTGGACAGCACCGCTGGCTTCTCACCTGCCCCCAAGCCAG CAGAATCCCCCAAGGAAGGTAAAGGAAACAAGCCTTCCCCGCTCCCTTTGAAGAACGCCAAGAGGAAAGTGGAGGGTGGGAAGCAAGCCCAGGCTGGCGGCCCGGTGAACGG CTTGCCGAAGGGACGAGggagccggagccggagccgAGAGCAGAGCTACTCGAGGTCCCCGTCGAGGTCCGCTTCCCCTAAGAGGAG GAAAAGCGACAGCGGCTCCACTTCCGGTGGCTCCAAGTCGCAGAGCCGCTCGCGGAGCCGCAGCGACTCGCCACCCAGACAGGCACCCCGCGGCGCACCCTACAAAGGCTCCAAGGTGAGGGGCTACCGGAAATCCCGGGACTGCAAGTGCCCCGCCCAGAAGCCACACCGGTCCCGGAGCTGCAGCTCCTCCCGCTCTCGGAGCCGCTCACGGGAGCGGGCAGACAGTTCTggaaaatacaagaagaaaagtcATTACTATAGAGATCAGCGACGGGAGCGTTCGCGGTCTTACGAGCGCACAGGCCATCGCTACGAGCGGGACCACCCTGGGCACAGCAGGCATCGGAGGTGA
- the CCNL2 gene encoding cyclin-L2 isoform X2, which translates to MAAAGATAAAGVPGPGAPAAAAGTPGSGSAAPGSHGVLIGDRLYSGVLITLENCLLPDDKLRFTPSMSSGLDTDTETDLRVVGCELIQAAGILLRLPQVAMATGQVLFQRFFYTKSFVKHSMEHVSMACVHLASKIEEAPRRIRDVMNVFHRLRHLREKKKPVPLLLDQDYVNLKNQIIKAERRVLKELGFCVHVKHPHKIIVMYLQVLECERNQHLVQTSWNYMNDSLRTDVFVRFQPESIACACIYLAARTLEIPLPSRPHWFLLFGATEEEIQEICLKTLQLYTRKKVDLTHLESEVEKRKHAIEEAKAQARGLLPGGPQVLDSTAGFSPAPKPESPKEGKGNKPSPLPLKNAKRKVEGGKQAQAGGPVNGLPKGRGSRSRSREQSYSRSPSRSASPKRRKSDSGSTSGGSKSQSRSRSRSDSPPRQAPRGAPYKGSKVRGYRKSRDCKCPAQKPHRSRSCSSSRSRSRSRERADSSGKYKKKSHYYRDQRRERSRSYERTGHRYERDHPGHSRHRR; encoded by the exons ATGGCGGCGGCGGGTGCGACGGCCGCGGCCGGCGTTCCGGGGCCAGGGGCCCCCGCGGCAGCGGCCGGCACCCCGGGCTCGGGGAGCGCAGCCCCCGGGTCTCACGGGGTGCTGATCGGGGACCGGCTGTACTCCGGGGTGCTCATCACCCTGGAGAACTGTCTCCTGCCTGACGACAAGCTCCGCTTCACGCCGTCCATGTCGAGTGGCCTCGACACCGACACGGAAACCGACCTCCGCGTGGTGGGCTGCGAGCTCATCCAGGCGGCCGGCATCCTGCTTCGCCTGCCGCAG gtggCTATGGCTACCGGGCAGGTTTTGTTCCAGCGATTCTTTTACACCAAGTCCTTTGTGAAGCATTCCATGGAG CATGTGTCAATGGCCTGTGTTCATCTGGCCTCCAAAATAGAAGAGGCTCCAAGACGTATCCGGGATGTCATGAACGTGTTTCATCGCCTTCGGCatctaagagaaaaaaa GAAACCTGTGCCTCTACTATTGGATCAAGATTACGTTAATTTAAAGAACCAGATTATAAAGGCAGAAAGACGAGTTCTCAAAGAGCTGGGTTTCTGCGTCCACGTGAAGCACCCTCATAAG ATAATCGTTATGTACCTTCAGGTGTTAGAGTGTGAGCGTAACCAACACCTGGTCCAGACCTCATG GAATTACATGAACGACAGCCTTCGCACCGACGTCTTCGTGAGGTTCCAGCCTGAGAGCATTGCCTGTGCCTGCATTTATCTGGCTGCCCGGACCCTGGAG ATCCCTTTGCCCAGTCGTCCccattggtttcttttgtttggaGCAACTGAAGAAGAAATCCAAGAAATATGCTTAAAAACCCTGCAGCTTTACACTCGGAAAAAG GTTGATCTGACACACCTGGAAAGTGAGGTGGAGAAGCGGAAACATGCCATTGAGGAGGCAAAGGCGCAAGCCCGGGGCCTGCTGCCCGGTGGCCCCCAGGTCCTGGACAGCACCGCTGGCTTCTCACCTGCCCCCAAGCCAG AATCCCCCAAGGAAGGTAAAGGAAACAAGCCTTCCCCGCTCCCTTTGAAGAACGCCAAGAGGAAAGTGGAGGGTGGGAAGCAAGCCCAGGCTGGCGGCCCGGTGAACGG CTTGCCGAAGGGACGAGggagccggagccggagccgAGAGCAGAGCTACTCGAGGTCCCCGTCGAGGTCCGCTTCCCCTAAGAGGAG GAAAAGCGACAGCGGCTCCACTTCCGGTGGCTCCAAGTCGCAGAGCCGCTCGCGGAGCCGCAGCGACTCGCCACCCAGACAGGCACCCCGCGGCGCACCCTACAAAGGCTCCAAGGTGAGGGGCTACCGGAAATCCCGGGACTGCAAGTGCCCCGCCCAGAAGCCACACCGGTCCCGGAGCTGCAGCTCCTCCCGCTCTCGGAGCCGCTCACGGGAGCGGGCAGACAGTTCTggaaaatacaagaagaaaagtcATTACTATAGAGATCAGCGACGGGAGCGTTCGCGGTCTTACGAGCGCACAGGCCATCGCTACGAGCGGGACCACCCTGGGCACAGCAGGCATCGGAGGTGA
- the AURKAIP1 gene encoding small ribosomal subunit protein mS38, with translation MFLVRLTSQLLRVVPRAGLRRPWPLSGVLGSPACRLHYSTRPTGPNGVAVLPGKGVQLELEEMLVPRKMSITPLESWLTSRCLLPSLDAGAPGTVAPAQLYECPPSPVGEGADQGGEGVPGAPEMQCKNVLKIRRRKMNHHKYRKLVKRTRFLRRKVREGRLKRKQIKFERDLKRIWLKAGLKDAPAGWQTPKIYLRAK, from the exons ATGTTCCTGGTGCGTCTGACTTCTCAGCTGCTCAGGGTTGTTCCCCGGGCAG GCCTCCGTCGGCCCTGGCCTCTCTCAGGAGTGCTGGGCAGCCCTGCTTGCAGGCTCCACTACAGCACGCGGCCAACAGGCCCAAATGGGGTTGCTGTCCTCCCTGGCAAGGGTGTCCAGCTGGAGCTTGAAGAGATGCTGGTTCCCAGGAAGATGTCCATCACCCCCCTGGAGAGCTGGCTGACTTCTCGCTGTCTCCTACCCAGCCTGGATGCTGGGGCCCCAGGGACTGTGGCGCCAGCCCAGCTCTACGAGTGTCCTCCGAGCCCGGTGGGGGAAGGGGCCGATCAGGGCGGGGAGGGGGTGCCCGGGGCACCTGAGATGCAGTGTAAAAATGTCCTGAAGATTCGCCGGCGGAAGATGAACCACCACAAGTACCGCAAGCTGGTCAAGAGGACCCGCTTCCTGCGGCGGAAGGTCCGGGAAGGGCGCCTGAAACGGAAGCAG ATCAAGTTCGAGAGAGACCTGAAACGCATCTGGCTGAAGGCGGGCCTGAAGGATGCCCCTGCTGGCTGGCAGACCCCCAAGATATACCTGAGGGCCAAATGA